Below is a genomic region from Shimia isoporae.
ATCGCTGCCGTCAGAGTGGTTTTACCGTGGTCAACGTGACCAATGGTGCCGATGTTGCAGTGCGGTTTACTGCGCTCAAACTTTTCCTTAGCCATTTCGGGCGCCTTCTAAGTGTTAGGGGGTCGTAACGACCCGTTTACCTCTACCGCGCGCGACATATTGGTTTGCGCGGGAAAAATCAAGCGGGCTTTCGCTTAACGCAGCTCATCCAGCTGCTTCTTGCGTTCCGCGCGCTCTTGAGCACTGTCTTTCCAGCACTCTTTCTGAACTTCAGGTGGTACATTGTCAGCCAGACATGCGCGGTTGTCGTGCATCCACTCTTCGA
It encodes:
- a CDS encoding GTP-binding protein; protein product: MAKEKFERSKPHCNIGTIGHVDHGKTTLTAA